A single genomic interval of Adhaeribacter pallidiroseus harbors:
- a CDS encoding sialidase family protein, with product MMKRLSIILGLQFASFFSAFAQSNWQKVTEELIFKNPPFAQCHASTIVEVSPGKLMAAWFAGTYERHPDVGIWMAIQEKGTWTKPTLLAEGIINDTLRYPCWNPVLFKAREGKLFLFYKVGPSPSEWWGLVRTSPNNGKTWSKPERLPNGILGPIKNKPVQLANGTILAPSSTEQGEVWRVNLEKSTDLGKTWQRIPVDPSTTLNVIQPSILLYPNNQLQLLCRSKHDRLVESWSRDNGNTWSKLVPIAVCNPNAGTDAVTLKDGRQVLVYNPTTRGKDWADGRAKLAVAISNNGQHWTDIITLEDHPAGEFSYPAIIQTPEGKIHISYTYDRKNIKHVVLAQKSKK from the coding sequence ATGATGAAGCGATTATCCATCATTTTGGGTTTGCAGTTTGCTAGTTTTTTCTCCGCTTTTGCACAAAGTAACTGGCAAAAAGTTACCGAGGAATTAATTTTTAAAAATCCGCCCTTTGCCCAATGCCACGCTTCCACCATCGTAGAAGTTAGCCCCGGAAAATTAATGGCAGCCTGGTTTGCCGGTACTTACGAGCGGCACCCCGACGTAGGTATTTGGATGGCCATTCAGGAAAAAGGTACCTGGACGAAACCTACTTTATTGGCCGAGGGCATTATAAACGACACGTTACGGTATCCTTGCTGGAATCCGGTTTTGTTTAAAGCGCGGGAAGGTAAATTGTTTTTATTTTATAAAGTAGGCCCTTCGCCCAGCGAATGGTGGGGCCTGGTGCGTACCTCCCCGAACAATGGTAAAACCTGGAGTAAACCCGAGCGGTTACCTAACGGAATTCTAGGGCCCATCAAAAACAAACCGGTACAACTAGCAAACGGTACTATTCTGGCACCTTCCAGCACCGAGCAAGGCGAAGTATGGCGGGTGAATTTGGAAAAATCCACGGATCTGGGGAAAACCTGGCAGCGTATTCCCGTAGACCCTTCTACTACCTTAAATGTTATTCAGCCCAGTATTTTGTTGTATCCCAATAACCAATTACAGTTACTCTGCCGGAGCAAGCACGACCGGCTCGTGGAATCCTGGTCGCGGGATAACGGTAATACCTGGAGTAAGCTGGTTCCTATCGCGGTTTGTAATCCAAATGCCGGTACCGATGCGGTTACCTTAAAAGATGGCAGGCAGGTGCTGGTGTATAACCCCACTACCCGGGGCAAAGATTGGGCCGACGGACGTGCCAAATTAGCCGTGGCTATTTCTAATAATGGCCAGCACTGGACCGATATTATTACTTTAGAAGACCACCCGGCGGGTGAGTTTAGTTATCCGGCCATTATTCAGACGCCGGAGGGGAAAATACATATCAGCTACACCTACGACCGGAAAAACATAAAACACGTAGTATTAGCCCAAAAGAGTAAGAAGTAG
- a CDS encoding dihydrodipicolinate synthase family protein: protein MHTASASWPLRGIIPPMITPLLDNDTLDVTNLEKLIEYIIGGGVHGLFILGTTGELSSLSYSLRRELIHHTANLVNGRVPLLVGITDTALSESIQLAQTAAEGGAAAVVAAAPYYFNLSQVELIAYYQHLADQLPLPLLLYNMPSHTKIALEPATVHILAQHPNIIGVKDSSGNGVNFQHTQHLLRHQPEFTVLVGPDELTAEVVLLGAHGGINGGANLFPKLYVDMYEAATRRDVAALLPLQEQVLTVCSRLYRIGDTAASYIQGVKGALSLLGLCHNKLAWPLQPFSSKELASIQQYLAEIKVSV, encoded by the coding sequence ATGCACACTGCTTCTGCATCCTGGCCTTTACGAGGCATTATACCGCCCATGATTACTCCTTTGCTGGATAATGATACGCTGGATGTAACTAATTTAGAAAAGTTAATAGAGTACATAATTGGCGGAGGGGTGCACGGCTTATTTATTCTGGGTACTACCGGTGAACTCAGCAGCTTAAGTTATTCTTTACGCCGTGAGCTGATACATCACACCGCAAACCTGGTAAACGGGCGGGTACCGCTCTTAGTAGGCATAACCGATACCGCTTTATCGGAAAGTATACAACTTGCCCAAACCGCCGCAGAGGGCGGGGCTGCGGCCGTGGTAGCAGCAGCCCCGTACTATTTTAATCTAAGCCAGGTTGAGTTAATCGCCTATTACCAGCACCTGGCCGACCAACTGCCTCTGCCACTTTTGCTCTACAACATGCCTTCGCATACTAAAATTGCGCTGGAACCAGCTACCGTACACATTTTGGCGCAGCACCCCAATATTATTGGCGTAAAAGACAGTTCGGGTAACGGCGTGAACTTTCAACATACACAGCACCTGTTGCGACACCAACCGGAGTTTACCGTGCTGGTTGGTCCGGATGAATTAACCGCGGAAGTGGTATTGTTGGGAGCACACGGCGGCATAAACGGCGGCGCCAATTTGTTTCCAAAGCTATACGTAGATATGTACGAAGCCGCCACTCGCCGCGATGTAGCTGCTTTACTGCCTTTGCAGGAGCAAGTGCTAACTGTTTGTTCGCGACTTTACCGGATCGGCGATACTGCTGCCAGCTATATACAAGGCGTAAAAGGAGCTTTATCGCTTCTGGGGCTTTGCCATAATAAATTGGCCTGGCCTTTACAACCATTCTCAAGCAAAGAACTAGCTAGTATTCAGCAGTATCTCGCAGAAATAAAGGTAAGTGTTTAA
- a CDS encoding permease prefix domain 2-containing transporter, which produces MKKPATPKSPEPPRWADQFLAWFCAPHLLEELQGDLHEEFYYQVDRIGEQRARRRYIREVLGFIRPFAIKRKSNSYPAAANFSTFLLQPDMLKHYFTIGWRHLWRNKGYTAINVVGLAVAFCICVFLFLTAYLQLTYDSFHQHKEQIFQAYLFANDPAKATRSGAMPLPLTPTLKAEYAEVEAATRVLRNSKSLVSYQDKHFDQDVVLTDADFLKIFTFPLLHGNPETALVDLNSILLSQRLAQILFGNGDPIGKVVQHTSGGKKKAFIVTGVLADAPTNSTIRYDALIRIENMPGYRADQNNWDAFSHQAYIKLKPQVNLKTFERRLKPFAPKYLQQSLVDLKKKGARPDAQGDILALRVQQLSKIHFDREISNGPPIAIVYALLGIGFFILLIACFNFINLSIARAFTRAKEMGVRKYLGALKTQLFVQIWGESGITCFIGLALGALLAYVLLPEFNAVFDSRLQLIHLLQPGFIAFLLGVFGIITVIAGGYPAWLMSRFNAVAVLKGKISLKRPGFLRNSLLVTQFALSCLLTCCTLVALQQVDYLRQKPLGFEKEQLISIPVGNQVNGRQVLQRLRNKLTTDPAVLAVTGAGVNLGKGKDRSTSRTTLNFDYQGRDLSANWLLIDYDYLKILKIPVITGREFDPAYPSDSVDRLIITASLAQAMGEKQALGTFLHVAGRRQQVIGVIPDFHLYSVAEEQKPIILHLSAAEPINYIFVRVAPQSLTGAMHKMKKLWREVAPGSEFLGSFLDENVNAWYQDEEMMARIFSMASVIAILLSCSGLFAVALLVMEQRTKEIGIRKVLGASFTDILFILSKDFVKLVLVALVIAIPLAWFGMQQWLNSYSYRIQINGWLFAIVAIMAIALTLVMIGFQSLKAAVRNPVKSLRTE; this is translated from the coding sequence ATGAAAAAGCCCGCTACTCCTAAATCACCCGAACCACCCCGTTGGGCCGATCAGTTCCTTGCCTGGTTTTGCGCCCCGCATTTACTGGAAGAACTACAGGGCGATTTGCACGAAGAATTTTACTACCAGGTAGATCGTATCGGGGAACAGCGGGCCCGTCGGCGCTATATCCGGGAGGTGCTGGGCTTTATCCGACCGTTTGCTATCAAGCGCAAATCTAACTCCTACCCTGCTGCTGCTAATTTTTCCACCTTTTTACTTCAACCAGACATGCTCAAACATTATTTTACTATTGGCTGGCGTCATTTATGGCGCAACAAAGGCTATACCGCTATAAACGTGGTTGGTTTGGCCGTAGCCTTTTGTATATGCGTTTTCTTATTCCTGACGGCTTATCTGCAACTTACTTATGATTCTTTTCATCAGCATAAAGAGCAGATTTTCCAGGCCTATCTTTTCGCCAACGATCCCGCCAAAGCTACGCGGTCCGGGGCGATGCCTTTGCCCTTAACGCCTACCTTAAAAGCGGAATACGCAGAAGTGGAGGCAGCAACCCGCGTATTGCGCAATAGTAAAAGCCTGGTAAGTTACCAGGATAAACACTTTGATCAGGACGTGGTGCTTACGGATGCCGATTTTTTAAAAATTTTTACATTCCCGCTCCTGCATGGCAATCCCGAAACCGCTTTGGTAGATTTAAACAGCATATTGCTGAGCCAGCGCCTGGCGCAAATCTTGTTCGGCAACGGTGACCCCATTGGCAAGGTAGTGCAGCACACCAGCGGTGGCAAAAAAAAGGCATTTATTGTAACCGGCGTTTTGGCCGACGCGCCTACTAATTCTACTATTCGCTACGACGCTTTGATTCGCATCGAAAATATGCCGGGGTATCGCGCAGACCAAAATAACTGGGATGCTTTCTCTCACCAGGCTTATATTAAATTGAAGCCGCAGGTAAACTTAAAAACATTCGAGCGCCGCCTAAAGCCTTTTGCCCCGAAATACTTGCAGCAAAGCCTGGTGGATTTAAAAAAGAAAGGCGCCCGACCGGATGCGCAAGGAGATATACTGGCCCTGCGCGTACAACAACTTAGTAAAATCCATTTCGACCGGGAAATCTCGAATGGTCCGCCGATTGCGATCGTGTATGCTTTGCTGGGAATTGGTTTTTTTATTTTGCTCATAGCGTGTTTTAACTTTATTAATTTAAGCATTGCCCGCGCTTTTACCCGGGCTAAAGAAATGGGCGTACGCAAGTATTTAGGTGCTTTAAAAACCCAACTCTTTGTGCAAATCTGGGGAGAATCGGGCATTACCTGTTTTATTGGTTTAGCGTTGGGGGCCCTGCTGGCTTACGTGCTTCTACCGGAATTTAACGCGGTATTCGATTCCCGTTTGCAACTCATTCATTTGCTTCAACCAGGCTTCATCGCTTTTCTCCTGGGGGTATTCGGAATAATTACGGTAATTGCCGGAGGCTATCCGGCCTGGCTCATGTCCCGGTTTAATGCCGTAGCCGTACTTAAAGGAAAGATATCGCTGAAGCGGCCGGGCTTTCTCCGCAATTCGCTTTTGGTAACGCAGTTTGCTTTATCGTGTTTATTAACTTGTTGTACCCTGGTTGCTTTGCAGCAAGTAGATTATTTACGGCAAAAACCCCTTGGTTTCGAGAAAGAACAACTCATCAGCATCCCGGTGGGCAACCAGGTCAATGGCCGGCAAGTGCTGCAGCGCTTGCGTAACAAACTAACAACCGACCCTGCGGTGTTAGCGGTAACCGGCGCCGGAGTAAACCTAGGCAAAGGGAAGGATCGCTCCACCTCCCGCACCACTTTAAATTTTGATTACCAAGGCCGAGACCTTTCGGCCAATTGGCTATTAATTGATTACGATTATTTAAAAATCCTGAAAATTCCTGTAATAACGGGTAGGGAGTTTGATCCCGCTTATCCATCCGATTCCGTGGACCGGTTAATTATAACGGCCAGTTTAGCCCAGGCGATGGGAGAAAAGCAAGCGTTGGGTACTTTTCTGCATGTGGCGGGCCGCCGACAACAGGTTATTGGCGTTATTCCGGATTTTCATTTATACTCCGTTGCGGAGGAACAGAAACCCATTATCCTGCATCTTTCGGCAGCGGAGCCCATTAATTATATTTTTGTGCGGGTAGCACCCCAAAGCCTGACAGGTGCTATGCATAAAATGAAAAAATTATGGCGCGAAGTAGCCCCGGGATCTGAGTTTTTAGGTTCTTTTCTGGACGAAAATGTAAATGCCTGGTATCAGGACGAAGAAATGATGGCGCGCATTTTCAGTATGGCTTCGGTAATTGCCATTTTATTATCGTGCTCCGGTTTATTTGCGGTGGCCTTATTGGTAATGGAACAACGGACTAAGGAAATTGGCATCCGCAAAGTGTTAGGAGCCAGCTTTACCGATATTTTATTTATACTTTCTAAAGATTTTGTAAAGCTGGTGTTGGTGGCCCTGGTAATTGCTATTCCGCTGGCTTGGTTTGGCATGCAACAGTGGCTTAATAGTTATTCGTACCGGATACAAATAAATGGTTGGCTCTTCGCGATTGTAGCCATTATGGCGATTGCGCTTACCTTGGTTATGATCGGTTTTCAAAGTCTGAAAGCAGCGGTTCGCAATCCGGTAAAAAGCTTAAGAACGGAATAA
- a CDS encoding PadR family transcriptional regulator, whose amino-acid sequence MKRTYLGEFEEIVLLAVVMQEGNAYGVAVTHLITEQTNRSVRLNQVHAALHRLEEKGMVTSHLGESTAERGGRRKRLFTITAYGEQTLLDIQAIRSQFMRLLPRTLKPSLNL is encoded by the coding sequence ATGAAACGAACGTACCTGGGCGAATTTGAAGAAATTGTACTACTGGCGGTAGTCATGCAGGAAGGCAACGCCTACGGAGTAGCCGTTACCCACCTCATAACCGAGCAAACCAACCGTTCGGTGCGGCTGAACCAAGTGCACGCGGCTTTGCACCGTTTAGAAGAAAAAGGCATGGTTACTTCCCACTTGGGGGAATCTACGGCGGAACGGGGCGGCCGGCGCAAACGCTTGTTTACCATTACCGCTTACGGCGAACAAACCTTACTCGATATCCAAGCCATTCGCTCGCAATTCATGCGCCTGCTGCCGCGCACTTTAAAACCCAGCCTGAACCTATGA
- a CDS encoding DEAD/DEAH box helicase: protein MKFSELNLSPPLVRAIQEKGYEQAFPIQEQAIPAILAGKDVLGIAPTGSGKTAGFALPILQKRKPKSAIKNRFINTLVLVPTRELALQVATVFQSLSVHLTHPVKTLAVFGGVSINPQMMALSGTEILVATPGRLLDLVAHHAVHLSEVAVLVLDEADKMLNLGFAEEINRIFALLPAKRQNLLFSATLADKVTEIKTRLLHEPVVITIAEKPETNQSEFIKQVAYRVSAERKGPFLRYLIQQEQMTQVLVFVSSVRNADNLVVKLNKNNLHAVALHGDKSQGARTEALRRFKTKQVRILVATDLASRGIDIPVLPYVINYDLPRSPKDYIHRIGRTGRAGATGQAISFITPEDEHHFTIIQKKTGKKIELLESASVNLHGV from the coding sequence ATGAAATTTTCAGAACTTAATTTATCGCCTCCCTTAGTAAGAGCCATTCAGGAAAAAGGGTATGAACAAGCGTTCCCGATTCAGGAGCAAGCAATTCCAGCTATTTTGGCGGGTAAAGATGTTTTGGGAATTGCCCCCACCGGTTCCGGTAAAACCGCGGGTTTTGCTTTGCCTATTTTGCAGAAACGCAAACCGAAATCAGCCATTAAAAACCGCTTTATTAATACGCTGGTGCTGGTTCCCACGCGCGAACTGGCTTTACAGGTAGCTACGGTTTTCCAAAGTTTAAGTGTGCATTTAACGCATCCGGTAAAAACTCTGGCGGTATTTGGCGGAGTAAGCATTAACCCGCAAATGATGGCCCTGAGTGGTACGGAAATTCTGGTGGCTACTCCCGGTCGTTTGCTGGATTTAGTAGCGCACCATGCCGTTCACTTATCGGAAGTAGCCGTGCTGGTGCTCGATGAAGCCGATAAAATGTTGAACCTAGGTTTTGCCGAAGAAATAAACCGCATTTTTGCTTTATTGCCGGCTAAACGGCAAAATCTGCTTTTTTCGGCTACCTTGGCCGATAAAGTAACCGAAATAAAAACCAGGCTGCTCCACGAACCGGTTGTTATTACCATTGCAGAGAAACCGGAAACAAACCAATCCGAATTTATTAAACAAGTAGCTTACCGGGTAAGTGCGGAGCGGAAAGGCCCGTTTCTGCGGTATTTGATTCAACAAGAACAAATGACGCAGGTGTTAGTTTTTGTTTCCAGTGTGCGCAATGCCGATAATTTAGTGGTGAAATTAAATAAAAACAATCTGCACGCGGTGGCTTTGCACGGGGATAAAAGCCAGGGAGCCCGTACCGAAGCTTTACGACGCTTTAAAACAAAGCAAGTGCGCATTTTAGTGGCCACCGATTTGGCCTCCCGGGGAATAGATATACCGGTTTTACCCTACGTGATTAACTACGACTTGCCCCGTTCCCCAAAAGATTACATTCACCGGATTGGTCGTACGGGCCGGGCCGGAGCAACCGGCCAGGCTATATCCTTCATTACCCCGGAAGACGAACATCACTTTACTATTATTCAGAAAAAAACCGGTAAAAAAATAGAATTGCTGGAAAGTGCCAGTGTGAATTTACATGGGGTATAA
- a CDS encoding alkaline phosphatase D family protein: MRKLAYTGKTNFMIKDVVMGPVLGFRGLKNGHWYTSALVVLQKTAEPPRLRFIYDSFSKAEENKVLLKTYADHYVWRLDWSVSQTSWEQVITYAVNEGPTYHYTVPAQNSSLRICYGSCFGVHTLQDINKLKKKNALWHVLQQVHQAKPYHLFVLGGDQVYSDQVWEKVPALRQWLGQSLKKRLQASFTPDMQQQVAAFYFNLYCKMWRQKRPAAVLSQIPTLMMWDDHDIFDGWGSYVPELQACAVFQGIYQQAQEHFHVFQLQAQDHADLGAAIPLGKNGFTYAHRLNDVLIIALDLRSERTRDQVLSLETHQSLQTWLASQFETKPVDGTSSSTGCKHILVLSGIPIVNADLTLLEAVLELRPGQQRMEDDLKDQWLSRAHQEERLRLIQWLFRISQEFNCQVTILSGDAHLAFTGYLQTQDKNILDSAVQTIHQLTSSAMVNVPPPSLVIYMMEKLLAGKTEKVDDQISAYLQNFPGTNRHLIGARNWLSLSINEEATILAEWYVEGEKQPYSKIIEPLQ, from the coding sequence ATGCGCAAATTAGCCTATACCGGTAAAACAAATTTTATGATTAAGGATGTAGTGATGGGGCCGGTTTTAGGGTTTAGAGGTTTAAAAAACGGCCATTGGTATACTTCGGCGCTCGTGGTACTACAAAAAACTGCGGAACCGCCGCGGCTTCGTTTTATTTACGACTCATTTTCGAAAGCGGAAGAAAATAAGGTTTTGTTAAAAACGTATGCCGATCATTACGTATGGCGCCTGGATTGGTCGGTGAGCCAGACTAGTTGGGAGCAGGTTATTACGTACGCCGTAAACGAGGGGCCTACCTACCACTATACTGTTCCGGCACAAAATAGCTCGCTGCGTATTTGTTACGGTTCTTGTTTTGGGGTGCACACGCTTCAGGATATTAATAAACTAAAGAAAAAAAATGCGCTTTGGCACGTATTGCAGCAAGTACACCAGGCAAAACCTTACCACTTATTTGTGCTGGGCGGCGACCAGGTTTACTCCGACCAGGTTTGGGAAAAGGTACCGGCTTTGCGCCAGTGGTTAGGCCAATCGCTTAAAAAACGGTTACAAGCGTCTTTTACCCCGGACATGCAGCAGCAGGTAGCAGCTTTTTATTTTAACCTGTACTGTAAGATGTGGCGCCAGAAACGACCCGCCGCGGTTTTAAGCCAAATCCCTACCCTCATGATGTGGGACGACCATGATATATTTGACGGCTGGGGCTCGTATGTGCCCGAGCTGCAGGCTTGTGCGGTTTTTCAGGGAATCTATCAACAGGCGCAGGAGCATTTTCACGTGTTTCAATTGCAAGCCCAAGACCACGCTGATTTGGGCGCAGCTATTCCTTTAGGGAAAAACGGTTTTACGTATGCGCATCGTTTAAACGATGTACTTATAATCGCGCTGGATCTGCGTTCGGAGCGCACCCGCGACCAGGTACTCAGCCTCGAAACCCACCAAAGCCTGCAGACTTGGTTAGCTTCTCAGTTTGAAACAAAACCAGTAGATGGTACCTCCAGCAGTACGGGTTGTAAGCATATACTGGTGTTATCGGGCATACCAATTGTAAACGCCGACCTGACTTTGCTGGAAGCTGTCTTGGAACTACGGCCGGGGCAACAACGGATGGAAGACGATTTAAAAGACCAATGGCTCAGCCGTGCCCACCAGGAAGAACGCTTACGCTTGATTCAGTGGTTATTTCGCATCTCGCAGGAATTTAACTGCCAGGTAACCATCCTTTCCGGCGATGCGCACCTGGCTTTTACGGGCTATCTGCAAACTCAGGATAAGAATATTCTGGATTCCGCCGTTCAGACCATTCATCAACTTACTTCGTCGGCCATGGTTAATGTACCGCCACCTTCCTTGGTTATTTACATGATGGAAAAGTTGTTAGCCGGTAAAACCGAAAAAGTAGATGACCAGATAAGCGCCTACTTACAAAACTTTCCCGGAACCAACCGGCACCTGATCGGTGCGCGCAATTGGCTGTCGCTTTCCATTAATGAGGAAGCCACTATTTTGGCAGAGTGGTACGTAGAAGGAGAGAAGCAGCCGTATTCTAAAATAATAGAACCGCTGCAGTAG